A window from Aerococcus sp. Group 1 encodes these proteins:
- a CDS encoding HdeD family acid-resistance protein: MNENQQGVKWGELIVGILFIILAIISFRNPAVSLVSLIYFYAAGAIVSGIVNLYTRHQLRQVSDQNYTVMLIVGILNLIIGVILFFNVEIGFLTIPFLVAIWFISEGIGLLTSSSLVGFVSPVGRGLSIFLGIVGIIVAISIFFNPLSAYFTVVFLIGAYFLFSGIAHIIRAL, from the coding sequence ATGAATGAAAATCAACAGGGCGTAAAATGGGGCGAACTCATTGTAGGGATTTTATTTATTATCCTGGCCATTATTAGTTTTAGAAATCCAGCAGTGAGTCTAGTGAGCTTAATTTACTTTTATGCCGCTGGGGCGATTGTTTCTGGAATCGTGAACCTCTATACTCGCCATCAATTACGACAAGTTAGTGATCAAAATTATACGGTCATGTTAATTGTGGGCATTTTAAATTTAATTATCGGGGTTATTTTATTTTTCAATGTGGAAATCGGTTTCCTCACCATTCCATTCCTAGTAGCCATTTGGTTTATTTCTGAAGGAATTGGGCTCTTAACTTCCAGCTCCCTGGTTGGTTTTGTGAGTCCAGTTGGCAGAGGCCTCTCCATTTTCCTAGGTATTGTTGGGATTATCGTTGCTATTTCGATCTTCTTCAATCCCCTATCCGCCTACTTTACAGTAGTCTTCCTGATTGGGGCTTACTTCTTATTCTCCGGTATTGCCCACATTATCCGGGCCCTATAG
- a CDS encoding NAD(P)-dependent oxidoreductase: MKIGFIGLGVMGKSMASHLIQAGYALNVYNRTKKKAQPLIDLGAQWLDSPSQIAEQSDLVFTILGYPHDVEEVYLGEAGLFSACRSGQIFVEMTTSSPGLAVRLYREGQALGVSVLDAPVTGGDIGAQEGRLTTLVGGDEEILGQIKPILANFCQQIEFFGPAGKGQDAKMANQIMIAGTMTGMCEALAYAKNNDLNLDQVIKTLNSGAAANFSLEQYGPRILKEDYSPGFFVKHFIKDLRIALEVAEKENLKLPGTQLAYDLYQKLAHQFSEDDGIQALIKLWWG, encoded by the coding sequence ATGAAAATCGGTTTTATCGGCTTAGGAGTCATGGGAAAATCCATGGCCAGTCATTTAATCCAGGCAGGGTATGCTCTTAATGTTTATAACCGAACCAAGAAAAAAGCCCAGCCCTTAATTGACTTGGGGGCTCAGTGGCTTGATTCACCAAGTCAGATCGCTGAACAATCTGATTTAGTGTTCACTATTTTAGGCTACCCGCACGATGTCGAGGAAGTTTACCTAGGGGAAGCAGGGCTCTTTTCAGCTTGCCGGTCCGGGCAAATCTTTGTCGAAATGACCACTTCAAGTCCAGGGCTAGCGGTTAGACTCTATCGAGAAGGTCAAGCACTTGGCGTGAGCGTTTTAGATGCGCCGGTAACGGGAGGAGACATTGGTGCCCAAGAAGGGCGCTTAACGACTTTAGTTGGCGGGGATGAAGAAATTTTAGGTCAAATCAAACCCATTTTAGCTAATTTTTGCCAGCAGATTGAATTTTTCGGTCCAGCTGGTAAGGGCCAAGACGCTAAGATGGCCAACCAAATTATGATTGCAGGGACCATGACAGGGATGTGTGAGGCCTTGGCCTATGCAAAAAATAATGACTTGAATTTAGACCAAGTCATTAAAACTTTAAATAGTGGGGCAGCTGCTAATTTTTCCCTGGAACAATATGGCCCCCGTATTCTTAAGGAAGACTACAGCCCGGGATTCTTCGTTAAACACTTTATCAAAGACCTGAGAATTGCCCTTGAAGTCGCAGAAAAAGAAAACCTCAAACTCCCTGGAACCCAACTGGCTTATGACCTCTATCAAAAACTGGCCCATCAATTTAGTGAAGATGATGGAATCCAAGCCTTGATTAAATTGTGGTGGGGCTAG
- a CDS encoding Rgg/GadR/MutR family transcriptional regulator, with amino-acid sequence MTKLDSPHLGELFRELRLARGLKMKDVTSSQLSQAQLSKFENGQTMLSADKLISAISAIHMSLVEFEHAYYQYEPSAFFQQAKLISHYHSSKDIEGLERMLINFEKYSENNESYNRLNRLVIECAIHDLKVENKIKKDDKEFIASYLYSIEEWTEYELYIFGNTLHVLSNSDLIFLGKGFCKRNSLYLKIPENKHRTHLIILNIIFELLERGKYEDSFYFMNHLDNILDYQDMFSLTVLNCLKMILDYQENRNNDLQLVKKYISDVNNMGYEEVANFLRDNIIGLL; translated from the coding sequence TTGACAAAATTAGATTCACCTCATTTGGGGGAACTGTTTAGAGAATTACGATTAGCAAGAGGATTGAAAATGAAAGATGTGACAAGTAGTCAGCTATCACAAGCACAGTTATCTAAGTTTGAAAACGGCCAAACTATGTTGTCAGCTGATAAGTTAATATCTGCAATTTCTGCTATTCATATGAGTTTAGTAGAATTTGAGCACGCTTATTATCAATACGAGCCGAGTGCCTTTTTTCAGCAAGCTAAGCTAATCTCTCATTACCATTCAAGTAAAGATATTGAAGGACTTGAAAGGATGCTCATTAATTTTGAAAAATATTCTGAAAATAATGAAAGCTATAATCGACTAAATAGACTTGTTATTGAATGTGCTATTCATGATTTAAAAGTAGAGAATAAGATAAAGAAAGATGATAAAGAATTTATAGCAAGCTATTTATATAGCATCGAAGAATGGACAGAATATGAATTATATATTTTTGGTAATACACTGCATGTATTATCAAACAGTGATCTCATATTTCTTGGAAAGGGTTTTTGCAAAAGGAATTCTCTATATTTGAAAATTCCAGAAAATAAGCATCGAACTCATCTAATAATTCTAAATATTATTTTTGAATTATTGGAAAGAGGAAAATATGAAGATTCTTTTTATTTTATGAATCACTTAGATAATATTTTAGACTACCAAGACATGTTTTCACTAACTGTTCTAAATTGCTTAAAAATGATTTTGGATTATCAAGAAAATAGAAACAATGATTTACAACTTGTTAAAAAGTATATTAGTGATGTTAACAATATGGGTTATGAAGAAGTTGCTAATTTTTTACGTGATAATATTATTGGTTTATTGTAG
- a CDS encoding MFS transporter encodes MINFIKNNKLFVRMTGINFLSKIGDNLFYTAMLSAAIILPNSKLAVLIVSISESLPILISIFFGVIADKQKGKINQLIGSSLFRSLMYICISIIFRYPQSLLLLLLASFMNLLSDISGNYATALFSPFTKTMIAPQDMETAQGFVSVGTQLVAVFATFTGSLLLTIYSKSMLAIINASIFLLIAFLYYLLKPSLKAQGFKIKSFTNTKTLSIVKENLTSFISNHSLLINLIQLAMLNGFFGGQTPLFALFIEENNQLNFLSNPFKIALLSGIITLSMILGSSLTTYILKKQSIFHINILSDCFIVIIAMAYLYNNIWGILVGNSCLAFLLGIVSPRFSANVINQYPVDRLGGVITVINAFLVIIPPLTSVIFPMISTINLKLAYICLIAYALILIIISVLTNKIAK; translated from the coding sequence ATGATTAATTTCATTAAAAATAATAAACTTTTTGTCCGGATGACTGGGATAAACTTCTTATCAAAAATTGGTGATAATTTGTTCTACACTGCGATGTTATCAGCAGCGATTATATTACCCAATAGTAAATTAGCTGTTCTAATTGTATCTATTTCTGAAAGCCTCCCAATTTTAATCAGCATATTTTTTGGTGTAATAGCTGATAAACAAAAAGGTAAAATAAATCAATTAATAGGGAGTTCACTTTTTAGGTCGCTTATGTATATATGCATAAGTATAATTTTTAGATATCCTCAAAGTTTACTTTTGCTTCTGTTAGCATCATTTATGAACCTTTTATCAGATATTAGCGGAAATTACGCAACTGCGTTATTTTCTCCTTTTACTAAAACAATGATTGCCCCTCAAGACATGGAAACGGCACAAGGTTTTGTTAGCGTAGGAACACAATTAGTCGCCGTATTCGCAACCTTTACTGGGTCTTTATTACTAACTATCTATAGCAAGAGTATGCTAGCTATAATAAATGCATCAATATTTCTATTAATAGCTTTTTTATATTATTTACTAAAGCCATCTTTAAAAGCCCAAGGTTTTAAAATAAAAAGTTTTACGAATACAAAGACGCTTTCAATTGTAAAAGAAAACTTAACATCCTTTATATCAAATCATAGCTTGTTAATTAATCTTATTCAATTAGCTATGCTCAATGGCTTTTTTGGTGGACAAACACCTTTATTTGCACTCTTTATAGAAGAAAACAACCAATTAAACTTTCTCTCTAATCCATTTAAAATTGCGCTCTTATCAGGTATCATAACCTTATCAATGATACTTGGGAGTAGTTTAACTACTTATATTTTAAAGAAACAATCCATTTTTCATATAAATATCTTATCAGACTGCTTTATAGTCATCATAGCTATGGCCTATTTATATAATAATATATGGGGTATCCTGGTCGGAAATTCATGTCTAGCATTTTTACTTGGAATTGTTTCTCCTAGATTTTCTGCTAATGTAATCAATCAATATCCTGTCGATAGACTCGGTGGGGTTATCACAGTTATTAATGCCTTTTTAGTAATAATACCACCGTTAACTAGCGTTATTTTTCCTATGATATCGACTATTAACTTGAAACTCGCTTATATTTGTCTCATTGCTTATGCTTTAATTTTAATAATAATTAGTGTTTTAACAAATAAAATAGCGAAATAG
- a CDS encoding bifunctional 2-polyprenyl-6-hydroxyphenol methylase/3-demethylubiquinol 3-O-methyltransferase UbiG gives MKLEQIREVEKNNTDPINNFFDYSYYKIYSKLLNIELDLQSEFLEKNYLNKLPKINTLDLCCGTGRHIKKLNRKGYLIDGVDINPDAVVIANKSTELGKIYLADIQYFKPIEKYDFIYSMESSIGYLPDKQTIDILKNLESNILSDNGIFLLHLINKDYLIKNLTPRVWFGEHSTGYLLEDRKIDAELDKVILFISAF, from the coding sequence GAAAAAAACAATACAGATCCAATAAATAATTTTTTTGATTATTCTTATTATAAAATATATTCAAAATTATTAAATATTGAACTCGATTTGCAATCCGAATTCTTAGAAAAAAATTATTTAAATAAGTTACCTAAAATAAATACCTTAGATTTATGCTGTGGCACTGGACGTCATATCAAAAAATTAAATCGTAAGGGTTATCTCATTGACGGTGTTGATATTAACCCTGATGCTGTCGTTATTGCTAACAAAAGTACAGAGTTAGGAAAAATTTATTTAGCTGATATTCAATATTTTAAGCCTATAGAAAAATATGATTTTATCTATAGCATGGAGAGTTCAATTGGATACCTACCCGATAAGCAAACAATTGATATCCTTAAAAATTTAGAGTCTAATATTTTATCAGATAACGGTATTTTTTTATTGCACTTAATAAATAAAGATTATTTGATAAAAAATTTAACTCCTCGTGTTTGGTTTGGTGAACATTCAACTGGATATTTACTAGAAGATCGCAAGATTGATGCAGAACTGGATAAAGTAATTTTATTCATTTCTGCTTTTTAG